One Methanococcus aeolicus Nankai-3 DNA segment encodes these proteins:
- a CDS encoding MJ0144 family RNA dihydrouridine synthase-like protein → MYNKNNKNNNLLNLKNKISKNKKIVLAPMAGITDGKFCKKYKNLFAIVCIGAYDLDKDSQIASEKIVNRGRKEFLYNLDEFDNIIQQNIMDAKESGAPVSVNVRFKDINKSIDKIKTILQHSDIFELNCHCRQKEITDLGIGQELLKKENNRILKNNLKIINKINNELSGQLNGQLHGSSTPIFLKIRANFISSNELINNLNNVKDYFDGLHIDCFYPNKNCADLDYLMDLRNNFKDKIIIGNNSVNSINDAKNMLKYCDFVSVARCILRDNIEWIKEINNKTEKYIY, encoded by the coding sequence ATGTATAATAAAAATAATAAAAATAATAATTTGTTGAATTTAAAGAATAAAATAAGTAAAAATAAAAAAATAGTCCTTGCCCCAATGGCAGGAATTACAGATGGAAAATTTTGTAAAAAATACAAAAATCTATTTGCTATAGTTTGTATTGGGGCATATGATTTGGACAAAGATAGTCAAATTGCCAGTGAGAAAATTGTAAATCGGGGAAGAAAAGAGTTTTTATACAATTTAGATGAGTTCGATAACATAATACAACAAAATATAATGGATGCAAAAGAAAGCGGAGCTCCCGTTTCTGTGAATGTTAGATTTAAGGATATAAATAAATCCATAGATAAAATAAAAACCATATTGCAACATTCCGATATTTTTGAATTAAATTGTCATTGCAGACAAAAAGAAATTACAGATTTAGGAATTGGGCAGGAGCTCCTAAAAAAAGAAAATAATAGAATATTGAAAAATAATTTAAAAATAATAAATAAAATAAACAATGAATTAAGTGGGCAATTAAATGGGCAATTACATGGGAGCTCCACTCCAATTTTTTTAAAAATTAGGGCAAATTTTATTTCTTCAAATGAATTGATAAATAATTTAAACAATGTGAAAGATTATTTTGATGGGTTGCATATTGACTGTTTTTATCCAAATAAAAATTGTGCTGATTTAGATTATTTAATGGATTTAAGGAATAATTTTAAAGATAAGATAATAATTGGAAATAATTCAGTAAATTCCATTAATGATGCAAAAAATATGTTAAAATATTGTGATTTTGTATCTGTTGCGAGATGTATTTTAAGAGATAATATAGAATGGATTAAAGAAATAAACAATAAAACCGAAAAGTATATATATTAG
- a CDS encoding GTP cyclohydrolase III has protein sequence MIQITIIQIDNYGPWTVTPNPRRESDLQALQSRLYSDLNLQFGAHKGLVFYTRFDNLMAITNGIDTETHKRIQDSIKNRYPFTVSMASGVAETPYEAQKIATAKIQNKGSAQDKYRTEILDIEELDNSIENTVTLAHVDINDITGTLTDLENAYDTYVSVNEVHLALIKELKKYNAMGFFIGGDNFMAPCNGMTEEDFLEMFENIKNSTGIDLKAGIGIGKTAEDASNMADIGLELIRDKKTATQVYTLNYEEYAVGNIVNQRTLGVNMDCK, from the coding sequence ATGATTCAGATAACGATTATACAAATAGATAATTATGGACCTTGGACAGTTACTCCAAATCCCAGAAGGGAAAGTGATTTGCAGGCATTGCAATCACGACTATATAGTGATTTAAATTTACAGTTTGGAGCTCATAAAGGATTGGTATTTTATACTAGATTTGACAATCTTATGGCTATTACCAATGGTATTGACACGGAGACACATAAGAGAATACAAGATAGTATTAAAAATAGATATCCTTTTACTGTTAGTATGGCATCTGGGGTTGCGGAAACTCCTTATGAAGCACAGAAAATTGCAACTGCAAAAATTCAAAATAAAGGAAGTGCCCAAGATAAATATAGGACTGAAATATTAGATATTGAAGAATTGGATAATTCAATAGAAAATACTGTGACACTTGCCCATGTTGATATAAATGACATCACTGGAACGCTAACAGATTTAGAAAATGCTTATGACACATATGTTAGTGTTAATGAAGTTCATTTAGCACTGATTAAAGAACTAAAAAAATATAATGCAATGGGATTCTTTATTGGCGGAGATAATTTTATGGCCCCATGTAATGGAATGACAGAAGAAGATTTTTTAGAGATGTTTGAAAATATTAAAAATTCAACAGGAATTGATTTAAAAGCAGGAATTGGAATTGGTAAAACTGCCGAAGATGCTTCAAATATGGCAGATATTGGATTGGAATTAATAAGGGACAAAAAAACGGCTACTCAGGTATATACATTAAATTATGAAGAATATGCCGTAGGCAATATAGTAAATCAACGGACATTAGGAGTAAATATGGATTGCAAATAA
- the cofD gene encoding 2-phospho-L-lactate transferase translates to MKVCILSGGTGAPKLIQGLKEILPEEDISVIVNTGEDTMVGDLYLSPDVDTVLYTLSNQINEDTWYGVKGDTFIAHNTIKEFENKENNTFGENLRIGDKDRALKMHKTHYINKGYPLSKIIKMEKELFGIKANIFPMTDDIVRTKILINENNNKYLIDFHDFWINRRGNATVVDIFYENSNYAGAPSKTIECIKNSDIIIIGPSNPITSIAPILSIKDIKDTIIESNKPVVAVSPIIGEGAVSGPAGILMKAKGYPVSAEGVCKFYNDLGININTMILDNIDKNKDFELKVNSCDSNTAVAYTNTIMKTIEDKINLAKFIVNLRTI, encoded by the coding sequence ATGAAGGTTTGTATTTTATCAGGAGGAACAGGAGCTCCCAAATTAATACAAGGATTAAAAGAAATTTTGCCAGAAGAAGATATTTCTGTAATAGTAAATACTGGCGAAGATACTATGGTAGGTGATTTATATTTATCTCCTGATGTAGATACTGTATTATATACGCTATCCAATCAAATAAATGAGGACACCTGGTATGGTGTTAAGGGAGATACATTTATCGCCCATAATACAATTAAAGAGTTTGAAAATAAAGAAAACAATACATTTGGGGAAAATCTTAGAATAGGGGATAAAGATAGGGCTTTAAAGATGCATAAAACGCATTATATAAATAAAGGTTATCCATTATCTAAAATAATAAAAATGGAAAAAGAATTATTTGGAATAAAGGCAAATATATTTCCAATGACCGATGATATCGTTAGAACCAAAATATTAATCAATGAAAACAATAATAAATATCTTATTGATTTTCATGACTTTTGGATTAATAGAAGGGGAAATGCTACCGTAGTTGATATTTTTTATGAAAATTCTAATTATGCGGGAGCTCCAAGCAAAACGATAGAATGTATTAAAAATAGTGATATTATTATAATTGGTCCATCGAATCCCATAACTTCAATAGCTCCCATATTAAGTATTAAAGATATTAAAGATACAATAATTGAAAGTAATAAACCAGTAGTTGCCGTATCTCCCATTATTGGAGAGGGTGCTGTCAGTGGTCCAGCTGGAATATTAATGAAGGCAAAAGGATATCCTGTAAGTGCAGAGGGCGTCTGTAAATTCTACAATGATTTAGGTATTAATATAAATACCATGATTTTAGACAATATTGATAAAAATAAAGATTTTGAATTAAAAGTAAATAGCTGTGATTCCAATACTGCTGTGGCATATACAAATACAATAATGAAAACAATTGAAGATAAAATAAACCTTGCAAAATTTATAGTCAATCTTCGGACTATTTAA
- a CDS encoding MJ1255/VC2487 family glycosyltransferase, producing the protein MKILISVCGEGLGHTTRCIAMGQEISKEHDVAYIAYGKSKEFIEKYNYKVFETCPEIKLTGKNGKFDIKRSIFNNEYNPAKAILIEKNIIKKYNPDIVISDCKYSTIVASKLLKIPYYIMTNQNYTGTHKKEKIVVYPVMKILNAINKSAKNVIIPDLPAPNTICQYNLKNIGNSMYLGPLIRYDLKDYVVNRGDYILSIIGGFEYRFGILEELNKLAEEKNLKIKMVCGSHEVAKKINNKKSKTVEVIPVAKDIGLLMKNCSFVVCHGGHSTLMEAISFGKPMITIPDLDHPEQENNTKKIQELKCGIQLSHRNLNDLKYAIDEMNNNNIYFKNAEKLSEICKKYNGRENIKNIIDNR; encoded by the coding sequence ATGAAAATACTAATTTCTGTATGTGGGGAAGGATTGGGGCATACAACAAGATGCATTGCTATGGGTCAAGAGATATCTAAGGAGCATGATGTGGCATATATTGCATATGGGAAAAGTAAGGAATTTATAGAAAAATATAATTACAAAGTTTTTGAAACATGCCCAGAAATAAAACTAACCGGAAAAAATGGAAAATTTGATATTAAAAGAAGCATATTTAATAACGAATACAACCCAGCAAAAGCAATATTAATAGAAAAAAATATAATAAAAAAATATAATCCAGATATAGTAATATCGGACTGTAAATATAGTACCATAGTAGCTTCAAAACTATTAAAAATACCATATTATATAATGACAAATCAAAATTATACGGGAACCCATAAAAAGGAGAAAATAGTGGTTTATCCAGTTATGAAAATATTAAATGCAATTAACAAATCTGCGAAAAATGTTATTATACCAGACTTACCTGCACCAAATACAATATGCCAATATAATTTAAAAAACATAGGAAATTCAATGTATCTGGGGCCATTGATACGATATGACTTAAAAGATTATGTTGTAAACAGGGGCGATTATATATTAAGTATCATTGGTGGATTTGAATATAGATTTGGAATATTGGAAGAATTAAATAAATTGGCAGAAGAAAAAAATTTAAAAATAAAAATGGTTTGTGGAAGTCATGAAGTTGCAAAAAAAATAAATAATAAAAAATCAAAAACTGTTGAAGTAATACCTGTGGCCAAGGACATAGGATTATTAATGAAAAATTGTTCTTTTGTGGTTTGCCATGGCGGACATTCTACCCTTATGGAGGCCATTAGTTTTGGGAAGCCGATGATTACAATTCCTGATTTAGACCATCCAGAACAGGAAAATAATACTAAAAAAATACAGGAGTTAAAATGTGGTATCCAACTATCCCATAGAAATTTAAATGATTTAAAATATGCTATTGATGAGATGAATAATAACAATATTTATTTTAAAAATGCCGAAAAATTAAGTGAAATATGTAAAAAATATAACGGTAGAGAAAATATAAAAAATATTATAGATAATAGATAA
- a CDS encoding cell wall-binding repeat-containing protein — MKKIKYIILSFLIILINGTNAITIGEEKPSLVDVVVITNDNWVDCLSAINYAYENDGVILQTNGDKLNPEVEQIISAINPKKIVIVGGNKAISYDIEKDLEKYGTVVRIWGMDRVETNEKVIKQLNTNKTMVLVNAHNFSNVVKVSNQYIPVYVGVMVFNPNEVVRYYNKDTVHIYKNNRLIGTYSRNNVVEVPKKIIVIKKPNIDNITNCYGNDIEKFGYIPVNIKNSHYGVIVDKNNPSALLLSKYLGAPAIMGNDKKYIIEYNNDSVNNSIIVSTNIIVLKKAKELYLTNNDVEQSLNEAKTQLWSKKIPVDKYDIPHRFLRAYVEK; from the coding sequence ATGAAAAAAATCAAATATATTATATTATCATTTTTAATAATTTTAATTAATGGGACAAATGCAATCACAATAGGGGAAGAAAAACCTTCCTTAGTAGATGTTGTGGTTATCACAAATGATAATTGGGTAGATTGCCTATCGGCCATAAATTATGCCTATGAAAATGATGGAGTAATACTTCAAACCAATGGTGATAAATTAAATCCAGAAGTAGAACAAATTATATCGGCAATAAATCCTAAAAAAATAGTAATTGTAGGAGGGAATAAAGCTATTTCTTATGATATAGAAAAAGATTTGGAAAAATATGGAACCGTAGTTAGAATTTGGGGCATGGATAGGGTAGAAACAAACGAGAAAGTAATAAAACAATTAAATACTAATAAAACAATGGTTTTAGTAAATGCCCATAATTTTTCTAATGTTGTAAAAGTTTCAAATCAATATATTCCAGTTTATGTGGGCGTAATGGTGTTTAATCCAAATGAAGTTGTTAGGTATTATAATAAAGATACTGTGCATATATACAAAAACAACCGATTAATTGGAACATACAGTAGAAATAATGTGGTGGAAGTCCCAAAAAAAATAATCGTTATAAAAAAACCAAACATTGACAATATTACGAATTGCTATGGTAATGATATTGAGAAATTTGGTTATATTCCAGTCAATATCAAAAACTCACATTATGGTGTTATCGTAGATAAAAATAATCCGTCTGCATTATTACTGTCAAAATATTTGGGAGCTCCTGCAATTATGGGAAATGATAAAAAATATATAATCGAATATAATAATGATAGTGTTAATAATAGTATAATTGTGTCTACAAATATAATTGTGCTTAAAAAGGCAAAAGAATTATATTTAACAAATAACGATGTTGAACAGTCTCTAAATGAGGCAAAAACACAATTATGGTCCAAAAAAATCCCCGTAGATAAATATGATATTCCACATAGGTTTTTGAGAGCATATGTTGAGAAATAA
- a CDS encoding DUF7343 domain-containing protein has product MVSRFKKFEKFKILFSLLLLLSLGIFNSASAIKFENYVVVCDIDSNNKINTTINLEIYNNNTEEIKEITYIIPHKINNLNVKSSSELDTYSSILSGSSTEVIIKFKNPIKKGEKGNLIISFTGDLVWDKENKKLLSFSVPAVDSDFTMIIKLPMGASVVSPAEGLLSITPQDYTIDTDGKRIFVKWNKQLRSSDKFFTSTVSYAILAPNTNNSNIVETQNGRLDTIYYMLCGVLILITLGSFYGIYYEKNKNRRKNNTIKEILKEKEKLLDEINIIKEKYNDEQIKSNNKLKELEKDLENKLNIATHELNLKDESISELNKELNNLKNENNKLNVLISELKTSLEKSNNDLKNKLKNKDAYIEKIETTNKTLNSKISELTLKIEELNKAINAMEQEQEQKLQKKQEQELQKEQEYKQQIDGLNKELLKYRSELRKKEKEIIEFKNLLDNYEKTKEQMFMNILTEDEKMIINLIKSKEEITQKEIVEITGLTKPKVSRIVSDLVERGIIRKVKIGRINKLIISDELNGWL; this is encoded by the coding sequence ATGGTGAGCAGGTTTAAAAAATTTGAAAAATTTAAAATATTATTTTCATTATTATTGTTGCTATCACTGGGCATATTTAATTCGGCCAGTGCCATAAAATTTGAAAATTATGTCGTAGTTTGTGATATTGATTCAAACAATAAAATAAATACAACAATAAATTTAGAGATATATAATAATAATACGGAAGAAATCAAAGAAATTACCTACATAATACCACATAAAATAAATAATTTAAATGTTAAGTCAAGTAGTGAATTGGATACCTATTCAAGCATATTATCAGGGAGCTCCACAGAAGTAATAATTAAATTTAAAAATCCCATAAAAAAAGGTGAAAAAGGAAATCTAATTATTTCGTTTACTGGGGACTTGGTTTGGGATAAAGAAAATAAGAAATTACTTTCATTTAGTGTTCCTGCTGTGGATTCTGATTTTACAATGATTATAAAGCTTCCAATGGGTGCTTCGGTGGTGTCTCCTGCTGAGGGTCTATTAAGTATCACTCCACAAGATTATACAATTGACACAGATGGAAAAAGGATATTTGTAAAATGGAATAAACAGCTTAGGAGCTCCGATAAGTTTTTTACTTCAACTGTATCCTATGCTATACTGGCTCCAAATACAAATAACAGCAACATAGTAGAAACTCAAAATGGAAGATTAGATACCATATATTATATGTTATGTGGTGTGCTCATATTGATTACACTGGGTTCATTTTATGGAATATATTATGAAAAAAATAAAAATAGGCGGAAAAATAACACAATAAAGGAAATATTAAAAGAAAAAGAAAAATTATTGGATGAAATAAATATTATTAAAGAAAAATATAATGACGAACAAATTAAATCAAATAATAAACTGAAAGAACTGGAAAAAGATTTGGAAAATAAATTAAACATTGCAACACATGAATTAAATCTCAAAGATGAATCAATATCTGAATTAAATAAGGAGTTAAATAATTTAAAAAATGAAAATAATAAATTAAATGTATTAATATCTGAATTAAAAACCAGTTTGGAGAAATCAAATAATGATTTAAAAAATAAATTGAAAAATAAAGACGCATACATAGAAAAGATTGAAACGACCAATAAAACCTTAAATTCAAAAATAAGTGAATTAACTCTAAAAATAGAGGAATTGAATAAAGCAATCAATGCAATGGAACAGGAACAGGAACAAAAATTGCAAAAAAAACAGGAACAGGAATTACAGAAAGAGCAAGAATATAAACAGCAAATTGATGGGCTAAATAAAGAATTACTAAAATATCGGTCAGAGCTTAGGAAAAAAGAAAAAGAAATAATTGAATTTAAAAATCTGTTAGATAATTACGAAAAAACAAAAGAACAGATGTTTATGAATATCTTGACAGAGGATGAAAAAATGATAATTAACTTAATAAAAAGTAAGGAAGAAATCACACAAAAGGAAATTGTGGAGATAACGGGATTAACTAAACCAAAGGTTTCAAGGATAGTGTCGGATTTGGTGGAGAGAGGGATAATTAGAAAGGTAAAAATCGGAAGGATAAATAAGCTAATAATATCTGACGAATTAAATGGGTGGTTATAA
- the argJ gene encoding bifunctional ornithine acetyltransferase/N-acetylglutamate synthase translates to MKSDLKFKIIDNGVVAPKGFNANGLKEGKYGVGIIYSEKECETSATFTTNKVVAHPVILSKEILENNRSKIRAIVVNSGNANCFTKNGYYDSKEMIKETANLLNIPENSVLVASTGVIGRKMPMDIIKDRIHKTNELLKKENNNDNIAKSIMTTDAFPKTVAVEFEVNGTPVRIGAVAKGAGMIAPDMLHATMLCFITTDINISNKDLTKSLQNAVNESFNNAVVDGDTSTNDTVFVMANGESGVNYSNNNECKELFDEALQFVCVEMAKLMVKDGEGATKLMEVMVKGAPSKEDAVKASKSVVRSLLVKTALYGEDPNWGRIAASVGYSGIDIDMDKIDIIIGDSNNEVMLVNSGAPIADEGTEELMVAENIMKSKEIKIIVDLKMGDYENTAFGCDLGHEYVKINSEYTT, encoded by the coding sequence ATGAAATCTGACCTTAAATTTAAAATAATAGATAATGGAGTAGTTGCTCCAAAAGGATTTAACGCTAATGGACTTAAAGAAGGAAAATATGGTGTAGGAATCATATATTCAGAAAAAGAATGCGAAACTTCTGCAACTTTCACAACAAATAAAGTTGTGGCTCATCCGGTAATATTATCAAAGGAAATTTTAGAAAATAACAGAAGCAAAATAAGGGCAATTGTGGTAAATAGTGGGAACGCTAATTGTTTTACAAAAAACGGATATTATGATTCAAAAGAGATGATAAAAGAAACTGCAAATTTATTAAATATTCCAGAAAATAGTGTTTTGGTTGCATCTACGGGAGTAATTGGTAGAAAAATGCCAATGGACATTATAAAAGATAGAATACATAAAACAAATGAATTACTAAAAAAAGAAAATAACAATGATAACATTGCCAAATCCATAATGACAACAGATGCCTTTCCAAAAACTGTTGCCGTAGAATTTGAAGTAAATGGAACTCCTGTGAGAATTGGAGCTGTGGCAAAAGGTGCAGGAATGATAGCTCCCGATATGCTACATGCTACAATGTTATGTTTTATAACTACGGACATAAATATATCCAACAAAGATTTAACAAAATCCCTTCAAAATGCCGTAAATGAATCATTTAATAATGCTGTTGTAGATGGGGACACTTCTACAAATGATACTGTTTTTGTAATGGCAAACGGCGAAAGCGGTGTAAATTATAGTAATAATAATGAATGTAAAGAATTATTTGATGAAGCTCTACAATTTGTATGTGTTGAGATGGCAAAATTAATGGTAAAGGATGGGGAAGGGGCTACAAAATTAATGGAAGTAATGGTAAAGGGAGCTCCTTCAAAAGAAGATGCAGTAAAAGCATCAAAATCAGTTGTTCGCTCTCTTCTGGTAAAAACTGCACTATATGGAGAAGACCCAAATTGGGGAAGAATTGCGGCATCTGTGGGATATAGTGGGATAGATATTGATATGGACAAAATAGATATAATAATTGGTGATTCCAATAATGAAGTTATGCTTGTAAATAGTGGAGCTCCCATTGCAGACGAAGGAACGGAAGAATTAATGGTGGCTGAAAATATTATGAAAAGTAAGGAAATAAAAATAATAGTTGATTTAAAAATGGGAGATTATGAAAATACGGCGTTTGGTTGTGATTTGGGGCATGAATATGTTAAAATAAACTCAGAATACACCACATAA
- a CDS encoding tripartite tricarboxylate transporter permease, whose translation MNNLTDIPFLFMGGICGIFTGLLPGIHPNTILPISFVFLPIIPTNSFTSFLIGMVITHYFINYIPSAFIGAPDDETAVSVIPLHNLTKNGEGYEGIILCGMGGFIGIIFSLCFLFLILLLNFDLNGLYALFKPFIPFVLLLLIIITVIFSSNKIWSIIIMVLSGILGFVVLYNGPPIENILTPLFTGMFAIPLLIENLKTSKLTHQIISFPEFDLSHLKSAIAGTVGGFFRIFLPAIGGAQINFFLSKIIKENDIKNFLVSQGSITLSNEVFSVLALLLIGTGRSGTAIAMKDLNINLNYDIAIYMLIIAGFGFFALCFVAKYFLRYMNKVDYGKISFYLLIFCSAVIFVLGYFSNYLIYYLIVYMVSVFLGILCVKTKVNMSYMMCVLVLPTVLYYLIR comes from the coding sequence ATGAATAATTTAACAGATATACCTTTTTTATTTATGGGTGGCATTTGCGGAATATTTACGGGTTTACTTCCCGGAATTCACCCAAACACGATTCTACCTATTTCTTTTGTATTTTTGCCAATTATTCCAACAAATAGCTTTACTTCTTTTTTAATCGGTATGGTTATAACCCATTATTTTATAAATTATATTCCCTCTGCATTCATCGGAGCTCCCGACGATGAGACCGCTGTATCCGTCATACCTCTACATAATTTAACAAAAAATGGGGAAGGATATGAAGGCATAATTTTGTGCGGGATGGGAGGATTTATTGGAATAATTTTCTCACTATGTTTTTTATTTCTGATATTATTATTAAATTTTGATTTAAATGGATTGTATGCATTATTTAAACCATTTATTCCTTTTGTTTTATTGTTGTTGATAATTATTACGGTTATTTTTTCAAGTAATAAAATATGGAGTATAATTATAATGGTGCTTTCTGGCATTCTTGGTTTTGTTGTATTATATAATGGCCCACCAATAGAAAATATTTTAACACCCTTATTTACTGGAATGTTTGCCATTCCATTATTAATCGAAAACTTAAAAACTAGTAAATTAACTCACCAGATTATATCGTTTCCAGAATTTGATTTATCTCATTTAAAATCTGCCATTGCTGGAACGGTCGGGGGATTTTTTAGGATTTTTTTACCGGCTATTGGGGGAGCCCAGATAAATTTCTTTTTAAGTAAAATTATAAAAGAAAATGACATTAAAAATTTTTTAGTATCTCAGGGCTCTATAACCTTATCAAATGAAGTTTTTTCAGTTTTGGCATTATTATTGATTGGAACTGGGAGAAGTGGAACGGCAATTGCTATGAAAGATTTAAATATTAATTTAAATTATGATATTGCAATATATATGTTAATTATAGCAGGTTTTGGATTTTTTGCCCTATGTTTTGTGGCAAAATATTTTTTAAGATATATGAATAAGGTAGATTATGGAAAAATTTCATTTTATTTATTGATATTTTGTAGTGCAGTTATATTTGTATTGGGGTATTTTTCCAACTATTTAATATATTATTTAATTGTCTATATGGTGTCGGTGTTTTTAGGGATTTTATGTGTAAAAACAAAAGTAAATATGTCCTATATGATGTGTGTTTTAGTATTGCCAACAGTTTTATATTATTTAATTAGATAA